The Ogataea parapolymorpha DL-1 chromosome III, whole genome shotgun sequence nucleotide sequence CTTCCCATCTTTGCTGTCCTACATGATGTCCGGTCCAATCCTGGCCACCGTCTGGGAGGGAAAGGACGTTGTCAAGCAAGGTAGAGCCCTGTTGGGTGCCACTAACCCATTGCAATCTGCTCCAGGTACCATCAGAGGTGACTTTGCCTTGGACATGGGCAGAAACATCATCCACGGTTCCGACTCTGTTGAGAACgccgagaaggagatcaatCTGTGgttcaagaaggaggagcttgctGACTACAAGCCAACCATGTACGGGTGGATCTACGAGTAAAAGCGATAATCATGTCCATAGAGTCGCCAGTAAACTTAGTTAGTCATGCTGGAGTTTAGTGCCAGACTGGATAATCAAGTAAGGTGAAGCAAAATAGATTCTCTCGTcttgaaattatttttattttattttctcccatttttttcaaactttTCATTCCATGTCGAAAGTACCACAAATATACTGTAAGTAAAACCACCTTTCCGCACTAACTCCAGGTCGCCAACCGCGAACAGTGCAATTGATACAAGCCCAGCCGGTTTTCAAGCCGGTGGAGAACTTCGAAGCACCCACATTGGAGACCAGATGCTCTGCCTACTCGCCCGACGGAACGCTTTTTGCATACACACAGCCGAGCTGTGTGACCATCTGCGAGGCGGATACGGGACGCGTACTTTTCACCATTCCTGTCGGAGACGTGTTTGACTTCCAGTTCTCGCCCAAAGGCACGTTTTTGACCACCTGGTCCAAACCGACAAAGTTGGACGATGAGTCCGGGAACTGGGCCAACAACGTCACCG carries:
- a CDS encoding Nucleoside diphosphate kinase — its product is MSTERTFIAVKPDGVQRGIFPEILRRFQNKGFKLVGIKLTLANESLLREHYADLQSKPFFPSLLSYMMSGPILATVWEGKDVVKQGRALLGATNPLQSAPGTIRGDFALDMGRNIIHGSDSVENAEKEINLWFKKEELADYKPTMYGWIYE